A segment of the Streptomyces sp. NBC_01235 genome:
GACATGCCGGTGCTGGTACTGGCCGGGATCGGGGACCTGGTCACGCCGAGCGAGCACAGCGAGGCGATCGCCGACGCGTTGCCGGGCGCCGAATTGGTCCTGGTGCCGGATGCCGGGCACTTGGTGATGCTGGAGCACCCGGAAGTCGTCACCGACCGCCTCGCCGATCTGCTCGCCCGCGCGGGGGCGATACCCATCACCGCTACGGTGAATGGCTGTGACTCCGCCTCCTCCTGACGGAGGTGGCTTCCAGCCCTCGGCTGCGGTCCGGCCCGAACCGACCCCTTGCGGGGTGTGATCAATGTACTACTGCGAGTGAGTGACGATGGAAGAAAACGCGACATCGCCCCGGTCTGTTCGGCTGGTCGTCAACTCGCCCCAGCAGATGGGGGAGTTGGGTCGCCGTCTGGCCAAGCTGTTGCGCGCCGGCGATCTCGTGATGCTCAGCGGGGAGCTCGGCGCGGGCAAGACGACGCTCGCCCGTGGGCTCGGCGAGGGGCTCGGGGTCCGGGGCGCCGTGACCTCCCCGACCTTCGTGATCGCCCGCGTCCACCCCTCCCTCTCGGCCGGTCCGCCGCTCGTCCACGTCGACGCGTACCGCCTGGGCGGCGGGCTCGACGAGATGGAGGACCTGGATCTGGACGTCTCGCTGACCGACTCGGTGATCGTCGTGGAGTGGGGCGAGGGCAAGGTCGAGGAGCTGACCGACGACCGGCTCCAGGTCCGTATCCACCGGGCCGTCGGCACTGCGTCCTTCCGGGGGACGACCCCCGGACCCCCGGAGGCGGACGAGGTGCGGCACGTCACCGTCACCGGGCTCGGTGAGCGGTGGGCTTCGGCGGACCTGAGCGTGCTCTCGGCCTGAGCGGTCAGCCCTTCGGGGCGCGAGGCTCTCGTGAACGTTCCGACAGGACGTCGGCAAAGTGTTGCGTTCGGCGTCTTGTGCGTGGTCACATGGTACCCAGTTCGTGGTTAGGTCTACCTAACTACGCCCGCCCCCGAACCTCAGGAGGCGTCCATGTCGGCCACCGAGCCCAAGAGCCGTCCGCCGCGGCCGTTCATGCTCTCCGGTGTGTCCATGCGTGACCTGCTGGCCTCGTGCGCGGCTGCCGAGGCCGTCTCGACGCCCCCGCGGCTGCCCGACCCGGCGACGGTCGCGGAACCGCCCATGGAGCACCCCAAGGCCGCGTAGGTGGGGTGACGCCCTACGGGATCACGACGACCGGCTGTCCGATCGTCGCGAAGCGCCACATCACGTCGCCGTCGGCGGCGCTCTCCCGGACGCCGCCCGTGCGCACCGTCGGGTCGGGCTGCGGCAGCGGGCCGTTCACCGCCGCGCTGAAGCCGATCGTCACGTCGTTCACGGTGGTGAAGCGCACGACGTGCTCGATGGGGGTGCCGTCGGTGCCGGTGACGGCGCTCGAGCGGGAGGTGACGGCGTAGCTGCCCGGGGGCGGGTCCACGCTGCCGGGCGTGACCTTGAACGTGCGTTTGACCTTGCCGTTCGCGCCGACCAGCCAGACCCGGTCGTCGTCCAGCGAGTACACGACCCGCTCACCCGTGCCGGAGTCGCCCGGCAGCGCCGGGTGCCCCTTGTCCCGGGGCGCCTTCGACGCCGTCACGGGGGCGCCGCCGCGCTGCGGCCGGGCGAGGTCGGCGGGAGCGCTCGCCGAGGCCTGGAAGGCGAGGAACCCGACCGTCGCCAGAGCCGCCACGGTGAGCCCGGCCACGAAAGTCGAGCTGCTGTTCGCCACCGAGGACCACCTCGTCCGTTCTCTCTGTCTGCATACGGTCTGTCCGCATTCGTGCCGTCCGCATACGGGTCTGTCCTGTACGTCACGTTTCGCGGCGACGTTAGCAGTCGGCACGGCCCGCGTCGGCGCGGCCGTGTCCGGGGCGCGGGAGCCGTAGGCTGTTCGCGTGCTCTTGCTCGCTCTGGATACCGCCACCCCCGCCGTCACCGTCGCGCTGCACGACGGCACGGACGTCCTCGTCTCCTCGAGTCAGGTGGACGCGCGCCGGCACGGCGAGCTGCTGCTGCCGGCCGTCGACCGGCTGCTCGCCGGGGCCGGGCTCAGGCTCGACGCCGTCACCGGCATCGTCGTCGGCGTCGGCCCCGGCCCCTACACCGGGCTGCGGGTCGGTCTGATGACCGCCGACAC
Coding sequences within it:
- the tsaE gene encoding tRNA (adenosine(37)-N6)-threonylcarbamoyltransferase complex ATPase subunit type 1 TsaE; the encoded protein is MEENATSPRSVRLVVNSPQQMGELGRRLAKLLRAGDLVMLSGELGAGKTTLARGLGEGLGVRGAVTSPTFVIARVHPSLSAGPPLVHVDAYRLGGGLDEMEDLDLDVSLTDSVIVVEWGEGKVEELTDDRLQVRIHRAVGTASFRGTTPGPPEADEVRHVTVTGLGERWASADLSVLSA